From a region of the Pseudanabaena sp. ABRG5-3 genome:
- a CDS encoding single-stranded DNA-binding protein translates to MTLNKVHLVGRAGRDPEVKYFESGKVVCNFAIAVNRNTSNRDEPPDWFDLEVWDKTAEVAANYVKKGSLIGVSGSLKFDRWNDRTTGDERQKPVIRVDRLELLGSRKDNEAASGGSSGGYDDDF, encoded by the coding sequence ATGACTCTCAACAAAGTTCATCTAGTAGGACGTGCGGGACGCGATCCTGAAGTCAAATATTTTGAATCGGGCAAAGTAGTTTGTAACTTTGCGATCGCTGTTAACCGTAATACGAGCAATCGTGATGAGCCACCCGATTGGTTTGACCTAGAAGTTTGGGACAAAACCGCAGAAGTGGCGGCAAACTATGTCAAAAAAGGCAGCTTAATTGGTGTTTCAGGCTCACTCAAGTTTGATCGCTGGAATGACCGTACTACAGGCGACGAAAGACAAAAACCCGTAATTCGCGTTGATCGTCTGGAATTATTAGGATCGCGCAAAGACAATGAAGCCGCAAGTGGTGGTAGTAGCGGTGGCTATGACGATGATTTCTAA
- a CDS encoding ATP-binding protein: protein MTAFLKTSLTGKINNLPQFKGEALLPIFEAVVNSIQSIEERGNLGNGKITVVINRDGQNSLPFDTEKQKIIGFEIIDNGVGFDDTNFDSFLTSDTTHKLEKGCKGIGRFFWLKAFDHIEISSIYSSNGINRKRGFRFTKQNGISNIKETTTKSKQETTVKLIGFQEEYRKQPSAYKTTEKIAQRILEHCLSYFIANKAPVIVVKDEDESISLNSLFEEISKNITPEEIEMSGEKFHISHIKLYSTHNKMHNLVFCGRSREVKSFNISNLLGTSSQFDENDSKFIYSAYISSSYLDKYVSQSRIDFEIPDKLDLLTGDFPLSIDEVKLEAIKRSKIFLADYLSSLLVRKKEIASNYVEKKNPTLRSVLHYCPEVYEEIDPTSSDEKVDEILYKYKGKAEFEIRSISKKLLKTQSESVDEIRQEYKDINEKLESFQKDQLTAYILFRRMIIDLLEKKLEINKNDGKYYNENIVHDIIFPRKTSTDQINFEEHNMWLIDERLTFHSFATSDNRLCDTTESNSEDRPDILVFAEVDDDKIARCVSIIELKKPQKSRFEEDPTRQLYRYVRQINTSRVKTTSGRVLSVNDSTRFYCYAICDLTPPVIEYAENNNFAKLKGEFGYYTYNRLLNAHTEIIDFDKIIVDVKQRHKVFFEKLGI, encoded by the coding sequence ATGACGGCATTCCTTAAAACATCTCTTACAGGAAAAATCAATAATCTTCCGCAATTTAAAGGTGAAGCTCTTCTACCTATTTTTGAGGCAGTTGTAAATTCAATACAGTCTATTGAAGAGCGTGGGAACTTAGGAAATGGGAAGATAACTGTTGTAATTAATAGAGATGGACAAAACTCACTTCCATTTGATACGGAAAAACAAAAAATAATAGGCTTTGAAATAATTGATAATGGTGTAGGTTTTGACGATACAAATTTTGATTCGTTTTTAACTTCGGATACAACACATAAGTTAGAAAAGGGCTGTAAAGGAATCGGTCGTTTTTTCTGGTTAAAGGCATTTGATCATATCGAAATTAGTAGCATTTACTCTAGCAATGGAATAAATAGAAAAAGGGGATTTCGTTTTACAAAACAAAATGGCATAAGTAATATTAAGGAGACAACAACTAAATCTAAGCAGGAAACAACAGTAAAGTTAATTGGGTTTCAAGAAGAATATAGAAAGCAGCCAAGTGCTTATAAGACTACAGAAAAAATAGCACAACGTATTCTTGAACACTGCCTGTCATATTTTATTGCAAATAAAGCACCTGTTATAGTTGTCAAAGATGAAGATGAAAGTATCTCATTAAATAGTCTATTTGAGGAAATCTCAAAAAATATTACTCCAGAAGAGATAGAAATGTCTGGAGAGAAATTCCATATTTCTCATATAAAACTTTACTCAACACATAACAAGATGCATAATCTAGTCTTTTGTGGAAGGAGTAGAGAAGTAAAATCTTTCAATATTTCTAATCTTTTAGGTACATCATCACAGTTTGATGAAAATGATAGTAAATTCATATATTCTGCATATATATCTAGTAGCTATCTCGATAAATATGTAAGCCAAAGTAGAATAGACTTTGAAATTCCAGATAAACTAGATTTGCTAACAGGAGATTTCCCGCTATCCATTGATGAAGTAAAACTTGAAGCTATTAAAAGATCAAAAATATTTCTTGCTGACTATTTAAGTTCTTTACTTGTTAGAAAGAAGGAAATTGCATCTAATTATGTCGAGAAGAAAAATCCAACACTCAGATCTGTACTTCACTATTGCCCAGAAGTTTATGAAGAAATTGACCCAACCTCTTCAGACGAAAAAGTTGATGAAATACTTTACAAGTATAAGGGAAAAGCAGAATTTGAGATTAGAAGTATAAGCAAAAAACTGCTGAAAACACAATCAGAAAGCGTTGATGAAATTAGACAAGAATATAAAGATATAAATGAAAAACTTGAAAGCTTTCAAAAAGATCAGTTAACTGCATATATTCTATTTAGAAGAATGATTATCGATCTTCTTGAAAAGAAATTAGAGATCAACAAAAATGATGGAAAGTATTATAACGAAAATATTGTACACGACATAATATTTCCAAGAAAAACATCAACCGATCAGATCAACTTTGAAGAACACAATATGTGGCTTATTGATGAAAGATTAACATTTCATTCTTTTGCTACATCTGACAATAGATTGTGTGATACCACAGAATCAAACAGTGAAGATCGCCCTGATATTCTAGTTTTTGCTGAAGTTGATGATGACAAGATTGCAAGGTGTGTATCTATTATTGAGTTGAAGAAACCTCAAAAATCTAGATTTGAAGAAGATCCTACTCGTCAGTTATATAGATATGTTCGTCAAATAAATACGTCTCGCGTGAAAACAACCTCTGGACGTGTGCTTTCGGTAAATGACTCTACTCGATTTTACTGTTATGCAATATGTGATTTAACACCTCCCGTTATTGAATATGCAGAAAATAATAATTTTGCAAAATTGAAAGGAGAATTTGGGTACTATACATACAATAGATTACTAAATGCCCATACAGAAATAATTGACTTCGATAAAATCATAGTAGATGTAAAACAACGCCACAAAGTATTTTTTGAGAAGCTTGGCATCTAA
- a CDS encoding FAD-binding oxidoreductase codes for MIGNMQISLDNLLEELSGIEAITNPAQVAKLSEDYSHFSPILVPLLAGKVGDVVVRPNNENEILQIAKTCVKYKIPLTVRGSGTGNYGQCTPLKGGIILETSRLQEIKWIKAGLACVEAGVKMATLDKKAQEIGWESRMVPSTFRSATVGGFIAGGSGGIGSILYGQLRDRGNLRAVRVITLEDEPRIIELRGDDVQKVNHAYGTNGIITELEVPLAPAYGWSEFVVKFADFMTAARFGQALGNSDGIIKKLISVHAAPSSNYFTALQSYIPPDSHCALVLVAESDREPFLSLVQEFNGEVCYEKPAQEAGKGISLVEFSWNHTTLHARAADPSFTYLQSLFFNDPKLELVQQMYDHFGDEVIMHLEFIRVNGVVIPAAIQLVRFTTSDRLNEIITYHESQGVFIANPHTYILEDGGMKTVDYDQLNFKRMVDPYGLMNPDKMKAWQV; via the coding sequence ATGATCGGTAATATGCAAATATCTTTAGACAATCTATTAGAAGAATTATCTGGCATTGAGGCAATTACTAATCCCGCACAAGTTGCAAAACTTTCAGAGGATTACTCTCACTTTAGCCCCATCCTTGTTCCATTACTAGCTGGCAAAGTTGGTGATGTCGTAGTGCGTCCTAACAATGAAAATGAGATATTGCAAATCGCCAAGACCTGTGTGAAATATAAAATACCCCTGACTGTGCGGGGAAGCGGCACAGGAAACTATGGACAATGTACTCCTCTCAAAGGTGGCATAATCCTCGAAACTTCGCGCCTACAAGAAATCAAATGGATTAAAGCAGGACTCGCCTGTGTAGAAGCAGGCGTAAAAATGGCAACACTAGATAAAAAAGCTCAAGAAATTGGATGGGAATCGAGGATGGTTCCATCTACCTTTAGAAGTGCCACCGTCGGGGGATTTATCGCTGGCGGCAGTGGTGGTATTGGCTCAATTTTGTATGGGCAATTGCGCGATCGCGGAAATTTACGTGCTGTACGGGTCATCACCCTCGAAGATGAACCACGCATTATTGAATTGCGGGGTGATGATGTCCAAAAGGTCAATCATGCCTATGGCACAAATGGCATCATTACAGAATTAGAAGTTCCTCTCGCCCCGGCCTATGGATGGTCAGAATTTGTAGTTAAATTTGCAGATTTTATGACCGCAGCAAGATTTGGGCAAGCTCTTGGCAATAGCGATGGCATTATCAAAAAGCTGATCAGTGTCCATGCTGCACCGAGTAGCAATTATTTCACAGCTTTACAGAGTTATATTCCTCCAGATTCCCATTGTGCTTTAGTGCTTGTTGCCGAAAGCGATCGCGAACCATTTCTGAGCCTAGTTCAAGAATTTAACGGTGAAGTTTGCTATGAGAAACCTGCTCAGGAAGCAGGCAAAGGGATCAGTCTTGTAGAGTTTTCTTGGAATCACACGACACTTCATGCTCGTGCTGCTGATCCCTCTTTTACCTATCTCCAGAGCCTATTTTTCAATGATCCGAAACTAGAACTTGTGCAGCAAATGTACGATCATTTTGGTGACGAAGTGATTATGCACTTAGAGTTTATTCGCGTCAATGGCGTGGTAATTCCTGCGGCAATTCAATTAGTACGCTTTACGACTAGCGATCGCCTCAATGAAATCATTACCTACCACGAATCACAGGGCGTATTCATCGCCAATCCCCATACCTATATTCTCGAAGATGGGGGCATGAAAACCGTAGATTACGATCAGTTAAATTTCAAACGGATGGTTGATCCCTACGGATTGATGAATCCAGATAAGATGAAAGCTTGGCAAGTATAA
- a CDS encoding DUF760 domain-containing protein, giving the protein MFNLGELNSSSNNLLLDYLKNQSPETLATVAQSVSPEAQQIINQNIQNLLGILPPSHFNVSITTDRENLAGLIGSAMMTGYFIRQMETRMQLDNSLASVE; this is encoded by the coding sequence ATGTTTAACCTTGGTGAACTCAACTCCAGCAGCAACAACCTTTTGCTTGATTATCTTAAAAATCAATCACCTGAAACTTTAGCTACAGTTGCCCAGTCTGTTAGTCCCGAAGCTCAGCAAATCATTAACCAAAATATTCAAAACCTGCTTGGTATATTGCCACCATCCCATTTTAATGTCAGCATTACCACCGATCGCGAAAACCTAGCAGGCTTAATCGGTTCCGCAATGATGACAGGTTACTTCATTCGCCAAATGGAAACGAGAATGCAGCTAGACAATTCACTAGCATCAGTAGAATAA
- a CDS encoding nucleoside triphosphate pyrophosphatase: MADSVFVLASASPARKKILENAGIMPIVRVSYFDEDAIQVSDPTSLVLTLAQCKAKAVLPEVSQELSGQNALVMGCDSIMYLNGLVYGKPETKEVAIATWQKMRGNYCELYTGHCLIDIQNQRTVMRHGVTKVYFSDATDAEIESYVNSGEPLCCAGCFTLEKLGGLLIEKIEGCHTNVLGLSLPILRQMLKELGYSIQFSANGTIIR, translated from the coding sequence ATGGCGGATTCCGTTTTTGTCCTTGCATCAGCCTCTCCAGCACGTAAGAAAATTCTTGAAAATGCAGGGATTATGCCAATTGTGAGGGTCAGTTACTTTGATGAAGATGCGATTCAGGTTAGTGATCCCACCTCCTTGGTGCTAACACTGGCTCAATGCAAAGCCAAGGCTGTTCTTCCTGAAGTATCACAGGAGCTATCAGGACAAAACGCATTGGTAATGGGTTGTGACTCGATCATGTATTTGAATGGTTTAGTCTACGGTAAGCCAGAAACTAAGGAAGTTGCGATCGCCACATGGCAAAAGATGCGGGGCAACTATTGCGAACTCTATACAGGGCATTGTTTGATTGATATCCAAAATCAGCGTACAGTCATGCGTCATGGTGTCACTAAGGTATATTTCAGCGATGCCACAGATGCGGAAATTGAGAGTTACGTTAATTCTGGGGAACCTCTATGCTGTGCAGGATGCTTTACTTTGGAGAAATTAGGGGGATTGCTAATTGAGAAGATAGAAGGCTGTCATACTAATGTTTTGGGCTTGAGCTTACCAATTTTGCGGCAAATGCTCAAAGAACTTGGCTACAGCATTCAATTTAGTGCCAATGGAACCATAATCCGATGA
- the crtR gene encoding beta-carotene hydroxylase, with protein MQQQGNALTVPIGLMGAAQGFNPTVLLLLGSIVLATASTTGYWVWGWDHWLVFICNFSSLYVLGTVIHDACHGVAHPNRIVNAAIGHISAILQGFVFPVFTRVHMQHHAHVNDEEDDPDHFVSTGGPLWLIAARFFYHEVFFFQRRLWRNYELLEWAISRLIVVAMIIFGYYHGFLSYMMNFWFVPAAVMGLLLGLFFDYLPHRPFVERSRWKNARVYPGRFLNILLLGQNYHLVHHLWPNVPWYYYESAYYQMKPLLDANGSPQTLGLLKMPDLAGFLYDVFLGIRFHSKHK; from the coding sequence ATGCAGCAGCAGGGCAACGCCCTAACTGTTCCAATCGGTCTGATGGGTGCAGCACAGGGCTTTAATCCAACAGTACTACTGCTACTAGGTTCGATTGTTTTAGCAACCGCATCAACTACAGGGTATTGGGTATGGGGCTGGGATCACTGGCTCGTATTTATTTGTAATTTTTCGTCGCTCTATGTACTAGGGACAGTCATCCATGATGCTTGTCATGGTGTTGCCCACCCCAATCGTATTGTTAATGCTGCGATCGGACATATTTCGGCAATATTACAGGGCTTTGTGTTTCCTGTATTCACCCGTGTTCACATGCAGCATCATGCCCATGTGAATGATGAAGAGGATGATCCCGATCACTTTGTTTCTACAGGTGGTCCCCTATGGTTGATTGCTGCCCGCTTTTTCTATCATGAGGTGTTCTTTTTTCAGCGTCGCCTATGGCGAAATTATGAATTGCTGGAATGGGCAATTAGTCGCTTGATTGTTGTAGCGATGATTATCTTTGGTTATTACCACGGTTTTCTGAGCTACATGATGAACTTTTGGTTTGTGCCAGCCGCCGTCATGGGTCTATTGCTAGGTTTATTCTTCGATTACCTACCCCATCGTCCTTTTGTCGAGCGATCGCGCTGGAAGAATGCCAGAGTTTATCCAGGCAGATTTCTCAATATCCTGTTACTTGGTCAGAACTATCACCTAGTTCACCACCTATGGCCCAATGTGCCTTGGTATTACTACGAGAGTGCGTACTATCAAATGAAGCCTCTCCTTGATGCCAATGGCTCGCCCCAAACATTAGGGCTACTAAAAATGCCTGATTTAGCGGGATTCCTATACGATGTGTTCTTAGGTATTCGCTTTCACTCAAAACACAAATAA
- a CDS encoding DUF5615 family PIN-like protein, translating to MKLLFDENLSPKLPRILSVDFPESMHVRDCGLKGFPDEDVWEYARNNGFTIVSKDSDFYQRSLLYGHPPKLVWLRIGNCNRDILVDLITKYKEQIYLLDSNPSESILVILS from the coding sequence ATGAAGTTGCTGTTTGATGAGAACTTATCTCCAAAATTACCGCGCATATTATCTGTAGATTTCCCAGAGAGTATGCACGTTCGCGATTGTGGATTGAAGGGATTTCCTGATGAAGATGTTTGGGAATATGCTCGGAATAATGGATTTACAATAGTTTCTAAAGATTCAGATTTTTATCAACGGAGTTTGCTTTATGGACATCCGCCAAAGCTTGTCTGGTTGAGGATTGGCAATTGTAATCGCGATATTCTCGTAGATCTCATCACTAAATATAAGGAACAAATCTATTTGCTAGATAGTAATCCATCTGAGTCGATATTAGTGATTTTAAGTTGA
- a CDS encoding ChuX/HutX family heme-like substrate-binding protein, producing the protein MAATLKDFLEECHTLGLVRLIVTSDAGVLEARVNIEKLFYAELPKGKYANMHSEHIEFHLNMDKITDVRFETAEAKRGNFTTYAIRFLDANDKPQMSAFLQWGKPGEYAEGQVEAWAALKDKYGETWKPEPVESV; encoded by the coding sequence ATGGCTGCTACTTTAAAAGATTTTTTAGAAGAATGTCACACTCTCGGCTTAGTCCGTCTGATCGTCACCAGTGATGCGGGTGTGCTAGAAGCAAGGGTAAATATCGAGAAACTTTTTTACGCGGAACTCCCTAAGGGCAAGTATGCCAATATGCACTCTGAACATATCGAGTTTCACCTCAACATGGACAAAATCACCGATGTCCGCTTTGAAACCGCCGAAGCCAAACGCGGCAATTTCACTACCTACGCGATCCGTTTCCTAGATGCTAACGACAAGCCCCAAATGAGTGCTTTCCTACAATGGGGTAAACCGGGGGAATATGCCGAAGGTCAAGTTGAAGCATGGGCTGCCCTCAAAGACAAGTACGGCGAAACTTGGAAGCCTGAGCCTGTTGAAAGTGTATAG
- a CDS encoding DUF433 domain-containing protein, with amino-acid sequence MKNYRDRIRISPNIRSGKPCIVNTRIAVSDVFDYLGGGMSVEEVLDDFPDLTLADIQACFAFAADRDRRLTVIPYEVAV; translated from the coding sequence ATGAAAAATTATCGCGATCGCATACGCATCAGTCCAAATATTCGCAGTGGCAAGCCATGCATAGTTAACACACGCATTGCTGTATCAGATGTGTTTGACTATCTCGGTGGTGGAATGAGTGTTGAAGAAGTATTAGATGATTTCCCTGATTTGACACTTGCGGATATACAGGCTTGTTTTGCGTTTGCAGCCGATCGCGATCGCCGTTTAACAGTGATTCCCTATGAAGTTGCTGTTTGA
- a CDS encoding type II toxin-antitoxin system PemK/MazF family toxin yields MTTIKAGEIWVAAIPFTNGISSKKRPVLILWLDGSDVVLAAVTSAQPRTQTDVLLKDWSASGLRVASTVRLSRLDCLEKSLLITKLGQLSQEDADNLREVWKAHIKPQF; encoded by the coding sequence ATGACGACTATTAAGGCAGGAGAAATTTGGGTTGCAGCAATTCCTTTTACAAATGGCATATCCTCAAAAAAGAGACCCGTATTAATTCTTTGGCTAGATGGATCTGATGTTGTCTTAGCAGCAGTGACATCCGCACAACCGAGAACGCAAACCGATGTTTTACTAAAAGACTGGTCAGCCAGTGGTTTACGAGTTGCCTCAACTGTCCGCTTATCACGACTTGATTGCTTAGAGAAATCTTTACTGATTACCAAATTAGGACAGCTATCTCAAGAAGATGCTGATAACTTGCGTGAAGTATGGAAGGCTCATATCAAACCTCAGTTTTAA
- a CDS encoding type II toxin-antitoxin system PemK/MazF family toxin, with product MSSPKRGEVWLVDLGYVAKVRPCLVISIPALESDRALVTLVPHTTSLRDSRFEVQVKAKFLREGAFDVQNLITIPHAKLLRKLGELTSEQMEDLKDVLLVWLGFETEEDED from the coding sequence ATGAGTAGCCCCAAACGAGGAGAAGTGTGGCTAGTCGATCTTGGCTATGTCGCAAAAGTCAGACCATGCTTAGTTATTAGTATTCCCGCACTAGAAAGCGATCGAGCCTTAGTAACCCTAGTTCCACATACAACAAGTTTGCGCGATTCCAGATTTGAAGTACAAGTCAAAGCTAAATTTTTAAGAGAAGGCGCATTTGACGTACAAAATCTCATCACAATTCCTCACGCCAAACTTTTACGCAAACTAGGAGAGCTAACATCAGAGCAAATGGAAGACTTAAAAGATGTGTTACTTGTATGGTTAGGATTTGAGACTGAAGAAGATGAGGACTAA
- the menD gene encoding 2-succinyl-5-enolpyruvyl-6-hydroxy-3-cyclohexene-1-carboxylic-acid synthase codes for MNTANRNTLWASIVAEELYRSGVRTVCISPGSRSTPLVIAFAELRDRHSDFQILVHIDERSSSFFALGLAKVQMAPVVLLCTSGTAAANYYPAIIEAYYSRIPLVVLTADRPPEMRDCGSGQTIDQINIYGKHVRYFFEVGTPEIIGFRLRYLRSLISRTVSIAVGKGDTPAGAVHLNFPFADPMPPIPVPTDIPEDLALSSPEAIFGNPSGGAYSQIITGMRAIDTNAIAAIANQIISHPKGVIVVGVYDAPNEFLASVRRLARATGYPLLIEATGAHRRDEIGHYDSFLRSPNFCETHAPEIVIRFGAMPTSKSYMLWLERHISCQQIVVGSTNSDPTHGITQALNIYPANFCEQLASYLENYAQTAWQDKQWRLDFELAESIAEHTINDALGAIEELFDGKVYAELAQILPANSYIYVASSTPIRDLDTFFHSDRPIKVLANRGANGIDGTISSALGAAWGCDQPMVLICGDLAFYHDLNGLLAAKKYDISLTIILLNNDGGGIFNLLPISKFEHTFEEFFGTAHGIDFAPIISAYNCEHVLIQDWQHFHESLTNSLESQGTQVLEIKSDRQRNKELHFSIWNQVIANCDRHFNQD; via the coding sequence ATGAATACTGCAAATCGCAATACTCTTTGGGCAAGCATTGTTGCGGAAGAGCTTTATCGATCTGGTGTGCGTACCGTTTGTATTTCCCCCGGTTCTCGATCTACGCCACTGGTGATTGCCTTTGCCGAATTACGCGATCGCCATTCTGACTTTCAGATTTTGGTGCATATTGATGAGCGCTCAAGTAGCTTTTTTGCCCTTGGTTTAGCGAAAGTGCAGATGGCTCCTGTGGTGCTACTTTGTACCTCAGGAACGGCGGCGGCAAATTATTATCCTGCAATTATCGAAGCATATTATAGTCGGATTCCCTTGGTGGTATTAACTGCTGATCGTCCTCCAGAGATGCGTGACTGTGGCTCTGGACAGACGATTGACCAAATTAATATCTATGGAAAACATGTTCGTTATTTCTTTGAAGTGGGAACTCCAGAAATAATTGGATTTCGACTGCGCTATTTGCGATCGCTAATTAGTCGCACGGTTAGTATTGCTGTTGGTAAAGGCGATACCCCCGCAGGTGCGGTGCATCTCAATTTCCCCTTTGCTGACCCGATGCCACCGATTCCTGTACCAACGGATATACCAGAGGATTTAGCACTCAGTAGTCCAGAGGCGATATTTGGGAATCCGTCAGGAGGAGCCTATAGTCAAATCATTACAGGAATGCGAGCAATCGATACCAATGCGATCGCCGCAATTGCTAATCAAATCATTAGTCATCCCAAGGGAGTAATCGTAGTTGGTGTATATGATGCACCCAATGAGTTTTTAGCATCGGTACGGAGATTAGCGAGAGCTACAGGTTATCCTTTACTGATTGAGGCTACGGGCGCACATCGTCGTGATGAAATTGGACATTATGATAGCTTTTTGCGATCGCCGAATTTCTGTGAAACCCATGCCCCCGAAATTGTAATTCGCTTCGGGGCAATGCCCACTTCTAAAAGCTATATGCTTTGGCTAGAGCGACATATTAGCTGCCAGCAAATCGTTGTCGGTAGTACTAATAGCGATCCTACCCATGGAATTACACAAGCCCTGAATATCTATCCTGCTAATTTCTGCGAACAGTTAGCCAGTTATTTAGAAAACTATGCTCAAACCGCTTGGCAAGATAAGCAATGGCGCTTAGATTTTGAATTGGCAGAAAGTATTGCCGAACATACGATTAATGATGCCCTTGGTGCAATCGAAGAGTTGTTTGATGGAAAAGTCTATGCGGAACTTGCCCAAATTCTCCCTGCGAATAGCTATATCTATGTAGCTAGCAGTACACCCATTCGGGATTTAGATACATTCTTTCATAGCGATCGCCCGATTAAAGTGCTTGCCAATCGTGGTGCAAATGGTATTGATGGGACGATTTCCAGTGCGCTTGGTGCAGCTTGGGGATGTGATCAGCCGATGGTGCTTATTTGTGGAGATTTAGCCTTCTATCATGATTTGAATGGATTGCTTGCCGCGAAAAAGTATGATATTTCCCTCACGATTATTCTTCTCAATAATGATGGTGGAGGTATTTTTAATTTGTTACCAATTTCCAAGTTTGAGCATACCTTTGAGGAGTTTTTTGGCACAGCTCATGGCATAGATTTTGCCCCCATTATCTCAGCCTATAATTGCGAACATGTTCTGATTCAAGATTGGCAACATTTTCACGAATCTTTAACTAATTCGCTTGAATCACAAGGAACTCAAGTATTAGAAATAAAAAGCGATCGCCAACGTAATAAAGAATTACATTTTTCTATTTGGAATCAAGTTATTGCAAACTGCGATCGCCACTTTAACCAAGATTAA